Proteins from one Acidiphilium multivorum AIU301 genomic window:
- a CDS encoding glycosyltransferase 87 family protein has translation MNQSLQLNTEKLWPGVVAVGTACTLGFLPVMAQVLARFFSLSGISYYDPPYPLEHFDIGGYWVRLLQEIELHPWAHPPPYLILVASMSRLPPGALILPLGLLGITGMCLAIRLATGIPKRVALLIVLLAPQTWSVILDGGDCLVIAALIISGLALAPKHHIKSGILLGLASINPAFSICVPSALIGARVAVVLGISIAISVDIMSLAAYLEPNVFFNWLHQLIHRSTATAIENTTYHSVDTIWVSFQHHIAGLQSGSEGTALIITSVGAFLLVATAFRRSTKRSDRALAIFVAMAMTPVLTPFMPAINFVAPIQITALALLYLYPGWKVAAVQMKRLFFLILAILVLPGFLLLFSSPLVSQAVILASCSIVGIFAALGIQRNPLAGLTDVYDEENIGDGSTPISLDDVINRENVKQEWMRARYWR, from the coding sequence ATGAATCAATCTCTACAACTGAATACCGAAAAACTTTGGCCCGGCGTAGTTGCTGTTGGAACGGCATGTACGCTCGGGTTTCTCCCTGTTATGGCTCAAGTGTTGGCTAGGTTCTTCTCGCTGTCCGGAATATCCTATTATGATCCGCCCTATCCTTTAGAGCACTTTGACATCGGCGGTTATTGGGTGCGCTTGCTTCAGGAAATTGAGTTGCACCCATGGGCGCATCCGCCACCATATCTAATTCTAGTCGCCAGCATGAGTCGTTTACCTCCAGGGGCCTTGATATTGCCTCTTGGACTCTTAGGCATCACAGGGATGTGCCTTGCCATTAGGCTTGCAACGGGCATTCCAAAGCGGGTGGCACTCCTGATTGTTTTGCTAGCGCCGCAGACTTGGTCGGTAATCCTCGATGGTGGAGACTGTCTCGTGATCGCCGCCTTGATCATCTCCGGCCTTGCACTTGCCCCGAAACACCACATCAAATCAGGAATTTTGCTTGGCTTAGCCTCAATCAATCCGGCCTTCAGCATATGCGTTCCTTCAGCCTTGATAGGTGCGCGGGTCGCTGTCGTGCTCGGCATCAGCATCGCAATATCTGTCGATATAATGTCATTGGCGGCCTATCTCGAACCCAATGTCTTTTTCAACTGGTTACATCAGCTAATCCATCGAAGTACTGCAACGGCCATCGAGAACACTACCTATCACAGCGTTGACACGATTTGGGTTTCATTTCAGCACCATATCGCCGGTCTCCAGTCAGGATCCGAGGGAACTGCGTTGATAATTACGTCAGTCGGTGCATTCCTTTTAGTCGCGACAGCATTTAGGCGTAGCACAAAGCGATCTGACCGCGCTTTGGCGATATTCGTGGCCATGGCAATGACGCCAGTTCTAACGCCTTTCATGCCCGCGATAAATTTCGTTGCTCCAATCCAGATTACTGCATTGGCCCTCTTGTATTTATATCCAGGCTGGAAAGTAGCAGCTGTACAGATGAAAAGGCTATTCTTCTTGATTCTGGCCATACTCGTCCTTCCCGGCTTTTTGTTGTTATTTTCGTCACCACTTGTAAGCCAAGCCGTTATATTAGCTTCATGCAGCATTGTGGGCATTTTCGCGGCACTTGGCATCCAAAGGAACCCTTTGGCCGGCTTGACAGATGTTTACGATGAAGAGAACATCGGAGATGGCTCAACACCAATTAGTCTAGATGACGTGATTAACAGAGAAAATGTCAAACAGGAATGGATGCGGGCTCGCTATTGGAGATAG
- a CDS encoding glycosyltransferase family 87 protein — protein MLIVLFSMTRHANRHHFTADMVAGRDFGVLWSGGRTAIAGLFRHASIVTLFSPSRFGNVVKADWPILHGQRLWSYPPTMMPVMMVFGGLPLIGAAALYVGVGIMVMSLAVAAAMDIRRDLACLIVLMAPGTWDCILAGQDSLIIGALVIAGIMRARRYPVLAGMLLGLATAKPQLGMSTPAALIGQKAWKAIFVAIVSVGVMAVLTSLLWPGAWGLWLSHVVPVQMARMDRPYIPTPSQAYSGSLYEFMRAEGLGEAASSFVSAIASGLAMFGVAVVFRRASHDRERRVALLASLALLPVASPWLMDYDFAAIQPIAIALIFQGRDIWEFGPSKYLLIIAILASLVLPEFGFILSLRTGVAPIAPLVISMLGLAAIVASWQWRQE, from the coding sequence GTGCTGATCGTTCTTTTCAGTATGACTCGACATGCGAATCGTCATCATTTCACGGCGGATATGGTGGCAGGACGGGATTTCGGCGTGCTTTGGAGCGGCGGACGTACCGCGATTGCAGGGCTTTTCCGGCATGCAAGTATTGTTACGCTCTTTTCCCCATCACGATTTGGAAATGTCGTCAAGGCCGATTGGCCCATACTGCACGGTCAGAGACTATGGTCCTATCCCCCAACAATGATGCCCGTCATGATGGTGTTTGGCGGTTTGCCACTTATCGGCGCGGCGGCACTTTATGTCGGTGTCGGCATTATGGTAATGTCTCTCGCGGTTGCCGCTGCCATGGACATCCGCCGTGATCTGGCCTGCCTCATTGTATTGATGGCGCCGGGAACTTGGGATTGCATTCTAGCAGGTCAGGACTCCCTTATCATCGGGGCTCTCGTGATTGCAGGAATCATGCGAGCCAGACGCTATCCTGTCTTGGCCGGTATGCTGCTTGGACTGGCCACAGCCAAACCGCAATTGGGAATGTCCACACCCGCTGCACTGATTGGCCAGAAAGCATGGAAAGCCATTTTCGTTGCTATTGTGTCTGTTGGCGTCATGGCAGTTTTGACCTCCCTGTTGTGGCCTGGAGCCTGGGGGCTGTGGCTGAGCCACGTTGTTCCAGTGCAAATGGCCAGAATGGATCGCCCCTATATCCCGACGCCGAGCCAGGCTTACTCCGGTTCGCTATACGAGTTTATGAGAGCGGAGGGGCTTGGTGAGGCGGCAAGCTCTTTCGTTTCGGCGATCGCTTCGGGATTGGCCATGTTCGGCGTTGCAGTTGTTTTCCGCCGGGCCTCTCATGACCGCGAGAGGCGGGTCGCTTTGCTCGCCAGTCTAGCACTGCTTCCAGTCGCCTCGCCATGGTTGATGGATTATGATTTTGCCGCAATTCAGCCTATTGCCATAGCCCTGATCTTTCAGGGACGTGATATCTGGGAGTTTGGTCCATCGAAATACTTGCTGATTATCGCGATCCTGGCGTCATTGGTGTTGCCGGAATTTGGCTTTATTCTGAGTTTGAGGACTGGCGTCGCACCAATCGCTCCACTTGTCATTTCCATGCTTGGTTTGGCAGCCATAGTCGCAAGCTGGCAGTGGCGGCAAGAATGA
- a CDS encoding IS1634 family transposase: MFIDVVPNGRSAPAVLLRESFREGRKVHKRTIANLSQMPPELIDGLRALLAGGAVVGGADQALEIRRSLPHGHVAAALGMMRKLELPRLLGRRASRERNLALALIAGRVIAPGSKLSTLRGLTPQTATSSLGEILELGAIEEREIYAALDWLGAQQGRIERQFARRHLRDGTLVLYDVSSSYLEGRHCELAHHGYSRDHRPDRPQIVYGLLCDREGRPIAVEVFEGNTADPATIAAQVEKLKRRFHLERVVLVGDRGMITTARIRETIKPAGLDWISCLRAGQIQDLAEGPLQMSLFDERDIAAITSPDYPGERLIACRNAALATERRRKREALLAATETELARIRDATRRKRAPLHGEAAIGLAVGAVINQRKMAKHFDLTITASRFDFQRNAASIAREAALDGIYVIRTSVSADVMSETEAVSAYKDLSRVERAFRTLKSVDLAIRPVHHWLSPRVRAHVFLCMMAYYVEWHLRDALKPLLFQDHDRPGAEAERSSPVAPASTSPAADRKRGRRRNDQNLPISSFTDLMAHLATQTLNTAALPKAPNATFTTLANPTPLQAAAFDLIGIAPMRVQ; the protein is encoded by the coding sequence ATGTTCATCGACGTGGTTCCGAATGGCCGATCGGCGCCGGCCGTGCTGTTGCGGGAGAGTTTCCGCGAGGGTCGCAAGGTTCATAAACGCACCATCGCCAATCTGAGCCAGATGCCGCCGGAACTGATCGATGGGCTGCGTGCGCTTCTCGCGGGTGGCGCGGTGGTCGGGGGTGCCGATCAGGCGCTCGAGATCCGGCGCTCGCTGCCGCACGGTCATGTGGCGGCGGCACTCGGGATGATGCGCAAGCTTGAGCTTCCCCGCCTGCTGGGCCGGAGGGCGTCGCGCGAGCGCAATCTCGCCCTGGCGCTGATTGCGGGCCGGGTGATCGCACCGGGCTCGAAGCTCTCGACCCTGCGCGGTCTGACCCCCCAGACCGCGACCTCGAGTCTCGGCGAGATCCTCGAACTCGGCGCCATTGAAGAGCGCGAGATCTACGCCGCACTGGACTGGCTGGGCGCGCAGCAGGGCCGGATCGAGCGGCAGTTTGCCAGGCGCCATCTGCGCGACGGCACGCTGGTGCTCTACGACGTCAGTTCATCCTACCTCGAAGGCCGGCATTGCGAACTGGCACACCACGGATACAGCCGGGATCACCGGCCCGATCGGCCGCAGATCGTCTATGGTCTGCTGTGCGATCGCGAGGGTAGGCCGATCGCGGTGGAAGTGTTCGAAGGCAACACCGCCGATCCGGCGACGATCGCCGCCCAGGTGGAGAAACTCAAGCGGCGGTTCCATCTCGAGCGCGTCGTCCTGGTGGGTGATCGCGGGATGATCACCACGGCGCGCATCCGCGAGACGATCAAACCGGCGGGGCTGGACTGGATCAGCTGCCTGCGCGCGGGGCAGATCCAGGATCTTGCCGAGGGACCGCTGCAGATGTCGCTGTTCGACGAGCGCGATATCGCCGCGATCACGTCGCCCGATTATCCGGGCGAGCGGCTGATCGCCTGTCGCAACGCCGCCCTGGCGACCGAACGACGGCGCAAGCGCGAGGCGCTGCTGGCGGCCACCGAGACGGAACTGGCGCGGATCCGGGATGCCACACGGCGCAAACGCGCCCCCCTTCATGGCGAGGCCGCGATCGGGCTGGCGGTGGGCGCTGTGATCAACCAGCGCAAGATGGCCAAGCATTTCGATCTCACCATCACCGCCAGCCGCTTCGATTTCCAGCGCAACGCCGCCAGCATCGCACGCGAGGCGGCCCTCGACGGCATCTATGTCATCCGCACCAGTGTGAGCGCGGACGTCATGAGCGAGACCGAAGCCGTGTCAGCCTACAAGGACCTTTCGCGGGTGGAACGGGCGTTCCGGACCCTCAAATCGGTCGATCTCGCGATCCGCCCGGTGCATCACTGGCTCTCACCGCGGGTGCGTGCCCACGTCTTTCTCTGCATGATGGCCTATTACGTCGAGTGGCATCTGCGCGACGCCCTCAAGCCTCTGCTGTTCCAGGATCACGACCGGCCTGGGGCCGAGGCTGAACGCTCATCGCCGGTTGCCCCCGCATCGACATCCCCGGCCGCCGATCGCAAGCGCGGGCGACGCCGCAACGACCAGAACCTGCCGATTTCAAGCTTTACCGATCTGATGGCCCATCTCGCGACCCAGACCCTGAACACCGCAGCCCTGCCCAAGGCGCCGAACGCCACCTTCACCACCCTGGCAAATCCCACACCGCTGCAAGCCGCCGCCTTCGACCTGATCGGGATCGCCCCCATGCGTGTCCAGTAA